In one Janibacter cremeus genomic region, the following are encoded:
- a CDS encoding maleylpyruvate isomerase family mycothiol-dependent enzyme, with product MTNADPLTVWDEAAQDLLSLLHDLSEEEWGRPALPGWTVRDVLAHLTHLESEAAGFEQPAGGRVVVEPARNQPMPIEVTRAGVAARRDRSAEELLTELERACAVRREALASADLSDPKAPALGLAGELGWDMRTWLRNRPIDLWVHEQDIRRATGRPMTTATTGAAHVAGVMTAAFPAALRKLPAGTSVVAHVSGPQGRVLTARVGEDGRAAPFDPEDGAEVEAVVLEMSDETWLLLTGGRLAPADADVAVTGDADVAAQVLGRLNVTP from the coding sequence ATGACCAATGCTGACCCGCTGACCGTGTGGGACGAGGCTGCGCAGGATCTCCTGAGCCTCCTCCACGACCTGTCCGAGGAGGAGTGGGGCCGCCCGGCGCTCCCCGGCTGGACCGTGCGCGACGTCCTTGCCCACCTTACCCACCTGGAGTCCGAGGCGGCTGGCTTCGAGCAGCCGGCGGGCGGTCGGGTCGTGGTCGAGCCGGCCCGCAACCAGCCGATGCCGATCGAGGTCACCCGGGCCGGGGTCGCCGCCCGGCGTGATCGGTCGGCCGAGGAGCTGCTCACCGAGCTCGAGCGGGCGTGCGCCGTGCGTCGCGAGGCGCTGGCGAGCGCGGACCTGAGCGACCCGAAGGCCCCCGCGCTCGGCCTCGCCGGCGAGCTGGGCTGGGACATGCGGACCTGGCTGCGCAACCGGCCCATCGACCTGTGGGTCCACGAGCAGGACATCCGCCGCGCGACCGGCCGGCCGATGACCACGGCGACCACGGGGGCGGCGCACGTCGCGGGCGTGATGACCGCTGCCTTCCCGGCTGCGCTGCGCAAGCTGCCCGCCGGCACCTCCGTCGTCGCCCACGTCAGCGGTCCGCAGGGCCGGGTCCTCACCGCTCGGGTCGGCGAGGACGGGCGAGCCGCCCCCTTCGACCCCGAGGACGGCGCCGAGGTGGAGGCGGTCGTACTGGAGATGAGCGACGAGACCTGGCTGCTGCTCACCGGCGGGCGGCTCGCGCCTGCGGACGCCGACGTCGCGGTGACCGGCGACGCGGACGTGGCCGCGCAGGTGCTGGGGCGGCTCAACGTCACCCCGTGA
- a CDS encoding DEAD/DEAH box helicase, with the protein MTTTFADLGVPTALTSILEKDGITTPTPIQAATLPDSLAGRDVLGRGRTGSGKTLAFVLPMLTRLAASDKRRQSRRPRALILAPTRELATQIDEALAPFAAVLGMRSRTVFGGVGQNPQVNAIAKGVDVVVACPGRLEDLMNQGHVNLDSIEITILDEADHMADLGFLPGVKRILDKTPRGSQRMLFSATLDGAINQIVKRYLDQPVTHEADSAQSPVAKMTHHVLHIQSNQHLPVLTDLVAAPGRKVVFTRTKHRAKRMARQLNAAGVPAVELHGNLSQGARTRSMDAFHSGAAQTLVATDIAARGIHVDDVALVIHADPPVEHKAYLHRSGRTARAGAEGTVVTLMTDEQVRDVRDLTRKAGIKPTTTKVTSGDALLAELAPGERAYPGGFVAATPQQQTGAKGGSRGGGRGGSGRGGQGGRNGGGAGGRGERGGAGRNRNGQGSGRGGQSRGAGQGRSGGSRQGGNSRGGSVVAFSSSSSGRSR; encoded by the coding sequence GTGACCACCACGTTCGCCGACCTCGGCGTGCCCACCGCCCTCACCTCGATCCTCGAGAAGGACGGCATCACCACCCCCACCCCCATCCAGGCCGCGACGCTGCCGGACTCCCTCGCCGGCCGTGACGTCCTCGGCCGCGGGCGCACCGGCTCGGGCAAGACCCTCGCCTTCGTGCTGCCGATGCTCACCCGCCTCGCGGCCAGCGACAAGCGCCGCCAGAGCCGGCGTCCCCGCGCCCTCATCCTCGCGCCGACCCGTGAGCTGGCGACGCAGATCGACGAGGCCCTCGCCCCCTTCGCCGCCGTCCTCGGCATGCGCAGCCGCACCGTCTTCGGTGGCGTCGGCCAGAACCCCCAGGTCAACGCCATCGCCAAGGGCGTCGACGTCGTCGTGGCCTGCCCCGGCCGCCTCGAGGACCTGATGAACCAGGGCCACGTGAACCTCGACTCCATCGAGATCACGATCCTCGACGAGGCCGACCACATGGCCGACCTCGGCTTCCTCCCCGGCGTGAAGCGCATCCTCGACAAGACCCCGCGCGGCAGCCAGCGGATGCTCTTCTCCGCCACGCTCGACGGCGCGATCAACCAGATCGTCAAGCGCTACCTGGACCAGCCGGTCACCCACGAGGCCGACTCTGCGCAGTCCCCGGTCGCGAAGATGACCCACCACGTGCTGCACATCCAGTCCAACCAGCACCTGCCGGTCCTCACCGACCTCGTCGCGGCCCCCGGTCGCAAGGTCGTCTTCACCCGCACCAAGCACCGCGCCAAGCGGATGGCCCGCCAGCTCAACGCCGCCGGGGTCCCCGCGGTCGAGCTGCACGGCAACCTCAGCCAGGGTGCGCGCACCCGCTCGATGGACGCCTTCCACTCCGGTGCGGCCCAGACGCTCGTCGCCACGGACATCGCCGCCCGCGGCATCCACGTCGACGACGTCGCCCTCGTCATCCACGCCGACCCGCCGGTCGAGCACAAGGCCTACCTCCACCGCTCGGGCCGGACCGCCCGCGCCGGTGCCGAGGGCACGGTCGTCACGCTCATGACCGACGAGCAGGTCCGCGACGTGCGTGACCTCACCCGCAAGGCCGGCATCAAGCCGACGACGACCAAGGTCACCTCCGGCGACGCGCTCCTCGCTGAGCTCGCCCCCGGTGAGCGGGCCTACCCCGGCGGCTTCGTCGCCGCGACCCCGCAGCAGCAGACCGGGGCGAAGGGGGGTTCCCGCGGCGGTGGTCGTGGCGGCTCCGGCCGTGGTGGCCAGGGCGGTCGCAACGGCGGCGGCGCCGGTGGTCGCGGTGAGCGCGGCGGCGCCGGTCGCAACCGCAACGGCCAGGGCTCCGGTCGCGGCGGCCAGTCGCGCGGTGCCGGTCAGGGCCGCAGCGGCGGCTCGCGCCAGGGCGGCAACTCCCGCGGTGGCAGCGTCGTCGCCTTCTCCTCCAGCAGCTCGGGTCGCAGCCGCTGA
- a CDS encoding acyl-CoA thioesterase, whose amino-acid sequence MNLQEMLDQAATGTAHVEEGWGQGRATYGGLVGGLMHSALRAQLPADVPLRSLTVNFVAPVTPGPAEVDVQILRSGKSATQGLVTLRQADTVVAAALAAFGAPRESALTVRSAMAMPQLPEPMTIDPLPYIPGMTPDFFQHVEMRLADGNVPYSGAETSHMTGWMRFREAPPTFDERHFVSLADSWPPAVIQMLAKPAPGSSLTWTLELLDDVTAEPDTHWAYAVHTDHAADGYAHTDARIWHPDGRLVAISRQTVSVFG is encoded by the coding sequence ATGAATCTGCAGGAGATGCTCGACCAGGCCGCCACCGGCACCGCCCACGTCGAGGAGGGCTGGGGCCAGGGCCGCGCCACCTACGGCGGGCTCGTCGGGGGGCTGATGCACTCCGCGCTGCGGGCCCAGCTGCCCGCGGACGTGCCGCTGCGCAGCCTCACGGTCAACTTCGTCGCGCCGGTCACGCCCGGCCCGGCCGAGGTCGACGTGCAGATCCTGCGCTCGGGCAAGAGCGCGACGCAGGGCCTGGTGACGCTGCGCCAGGCGGACACGGTCGTGGCTGCGGCGCTGGCCGCCTTCGGCGCGCCCCGAGAGTCGGCGCTGACGGTGCGCTCGGCGATGGCGATGCCGCAGCTGCCCGAGCCCATGACGATCGACCCGCTGCCCTACATCCCCGGGATGACGCCGGACTTCTTCCAGCACGTCGAGATGCGCCTGGCCGACGGGAACGTCCCCTACTCGGGCGCGGAGACGTCGCACATGACGGGGTGGATGCGCTTCCGCGAGGCGCCGCCGACCTTCGACGAGCGGCACTTCGTCAGCCTCGCCGACTCCTGGCCGCCCGCGGTGATCCAGATGCTGGCGAAGCCCGCGCCCGGCAGCAGCCTCACCTGGACCCTCGAGCTCCTCGACGACGTGACCGCCGAGCCGGACACCCACTGGGCCTATGCCGTGCACACCGACCATGCCGCGGACGGGTACGCCCACACCGACGCCCGCATCTGGCACCCGGACGGTCGGCTCGTGGCGATCAGCCGGCAGACGGTGTCCGTGTTCGGCTGA
- a CDS encoding NAD-dependent epimerase/dehydratase family protein, which translates to MTSYRADGSPLRVVLIGAGDLGIRVGTTLADAGHHVTGVRRTIEALPPQITGVSADLATDDLPDLPADLLLVALAPDQRDETGYRHTYVEAMRRGVDAVLRAGTPQRAVLISSTSVYGDLEGDIDEDTAPAPSTGRAEVLLEAERLFHERTKGAVLRLSGLYGAPGNRLVTRVRRGENPDPGKWTNRMHRDDAAAAAVHLLTRVDPLQPLYIGTDDEPAPAGAVRDFVADELGLPRPAPTGSTEPSGRRMSNARLRESGFRLRYPTFREGYRAQVQLDS; encoded by the coding sequence GTGACCTCCTACCGAGCTGACGGATCCCCCCTTCGCGTCGTGCTCATCGGCGCCGGTGACCTCGGGATCCGCGTCGGGACCACCCTCGCCGACGCCGGCCACCACGTCACCGGTGTCCGCCGCACCATCGAGGCACTCCCACCTCAGATCACCGGTGTCTCCGCGGACCTCGCCACCGACGATCTGCCGGACCTGCCCGCGGACCTGCTGCTCGTCGCGCTCGCGCCCGACCAGCGGGACGAGACCGGGTACCGCCACACCTACGTCGAGGCGATGCGCCGGGGGGTCGATGCCGTGCTGCGCGCCGGCACCCCGCAGCGGGCGGTGCTCATCTCCTCGACGAGCGTCTACGGCGACCTCGAGGGGGACATCGACGAGGACACCGCACCCGCGCCGTCCACCGGGCGGGCGGAGGTGCTGCTCGAGGCCGAGCGGCTCTTCCACGAGCGGACGAAGGGGGCGGTGCTGCGCCTCAGCGGTCTGTACGGGGCGCCGGGCAACCGCCTGGTCACCCGGGTCCGGCGCGGCGAGAACCCCGACCCGGGGAAGTGGACGAACCGGATGCACCGCGACGACGCGGCCGCTGCCGCCGTGCACCTGCTCACCCGGGTCGACCCGCTGCAGCCGCTCTACATCGGCACCGACGACGAGCCGGCACCCGCCGGAGCCGTGCGGGACTTCGTCGCCGACGAGCTCGGTCTGCCGCGCCCGGCACCGACCGGGAGCACTGAGCCGAGCGGTCGTCGGATGAGCAACGCACGGTTGCGGGAGAGCGGTTTCCGGCTGCGGTACCCGACCTTCCGTGAGGGCTACCGGGCACAGGTGCAGCTCGACTCCTGA